One genomic region from Athalia rosae chromosome 3, iyAthRosa1.1, whole genome shotgun sequence encodes:
- the LOC105691896 gene encoding uncharacterized protein LOC105691896 isoform X1: METAYLLCSTILLSHLGSIPANIRCSQIIYREEKSYRLIRSRARSTLTALSRRNVSDLKKCKEFAVAKKALAFNFGRRISDGVAAKSEYNLANCIALGCPEVDGFADLVYDLRFDYYSLYKADDNPLNGSEKTRTCVPTVGLFEFSDVPKDFTEARKDCAASGGTLAHIASPERTKLLPNLIENNLKTDGRAFVGLSRRGKGTIWKNEFDDPLGCFDFRGWARREPRSRRGCVALDKDRTWTVVSCDKSLPFICEILPTISATRRKGQTPVRENHMKNK, from the exons ATGGAGACCGCGTATCTACTCTGCTCTACCATCCTTCTGAGCCATTTGGGTTCGATTCCAGCGAATATTAGGTGCTctcaaataatttatcgtgaagaaaaatcgtacaGATTGATCAGGAGTCGCGCCCGATCAACCTTGACTGCGTTATCGAGAAGAAACGTGTCGGATCTGAAAAAATGCAAGGAGTTTGCGGTCGCTAAAAAGGCCCTGGCATTCAACTTTGGTCGGAGAATATCAGATG GAGTGGCCGCTAAATCTGAATACAACTTGGCAAATTGCATTGCCTTGGGATGCCCGGAGGTCGATGGATTTGCCGATCTCGTTTACGACTTGAGATTCGATTACTACAGCCTCTACAAAGCTGATGATAACCCGTTGAACGGATCAGAGAAAACGCGTACCTGCGTTCCGACTGTAGGACTGTTTGAATTCTCTGATGTTCCTAAAGACTTCACCGAGGCTCGTAAGGATTGTGCGGCTTCCGGAGGAACGTTGGCGCATATAGCCAGTCCTGAAAGAACTAAACTGCTGCCCAATTTGATCGAAAATAATCTAAAAACTGACGGTCGTGCCTTTGTCGGTCTGAGTAGACGAGGGAAAGGGACcatatggaaaaatgaattcg ATGATCCCTTGGGATGTTTCGACTTCAGGGGATGGGCTAGGAGGGAACCTCGCTCTCGCAGGGGCTGTGTTGCTTTGGATAAGGATCGAACTTGGACGGTGGTTTCCTGCGATAAATCGTTACCCTTCATCTGCGAGATACTGCCGACAATTTCAGCGACTCGTAGGAAGGGTCAAACTCCAGTACGAGAGAatcatatgaaaaataaatga
- the LOC105691896 gene encoding uncharacterized protein LOC105691896 isoform X2, whose amino-acid sequence METAYLLCSTILLSHLGSIPANIRCSQIIYREEKSYRLIRSRARSTLTALSRRNVSDLKKCKEFAVAKKALAFNFGRRISDGVAAKSEYNLANCIALGCPEVDGFADLVYDLRFDYYSLYKADDNPLNGSEKTRTCVPTVGLFEFSDVPKDFTEARKDCAASGGTLAHIASPERTKLLPNLIENNLKTDGRAFVGLSRRGKGTIWKNEFGDGLGGNLALAGAVLLWIRIELGRWFPAINRYPSSARYCRQFQRLVGRVKLQYERII is encoded by the exons ATGGAGACCGCGTATCTACTCTGCTCTACCATCCTTCTGAGCCATTTGGGTTCGATTCCAGCGAATATTAGGTGCTctcaaataatttatcgtgaagaaaaatcgtacaGATTGATCAGGAGTCGCGCCCGATCAACCTTGACTGCGTTATCGAGAAGAAACGTGTCGGATCTGAAAAAATGCAAGGAGTTTGCGGTCGCTAAAAAGGCCCTGGCATTCAACTTTGGTCGGAGAATATCAGATG GAGTGGCCGCTAAATCTGAATACAACTTGGCAAATTGCATTGCCTTGGGATGCCCGGAGGTCGATGGATTTGCCGATCTCGTTTACGACTTGAGATTCGATTACTACAGCCTCTACAAAGCTGATGATAACCCGTTGAACGGATCAGAGAAAACGCGTACCTGCGTTCCGACTGTAGGACTGTTTGAATTCTCTGATGTTCCTAAAGACTTCACCGAGGCTCGTAAGGATTGTGCGGCTTCCGGAGGAACGTTGGCGCATATAGCCAGTCCTGAAAGAACTAAACTGCTGCCCAATTTGATCGAAAATAATCTAAAAACTGACGGTCGTGCCTTTGTCGGTCTGAGTAGACGAGGGAAAGGGACcatatggaaaaatgaattcg GGGATGGGCTAGGAGGGAACCTCGCTCTCGCAGGGGCTGTGTTGCTTTGGATAAGGATCGAACTTGGACGGTGGTTTCCTGCGATAAATCGTTACCCTTCATCTGCGAGATACTGCCGACAATTTCAGCGACTCGTAGGAAGGGTCAAACTCCAGTACGAGAGAatcatatga